The Lutra lutra chromosome 1, mLutLut1.2, whole genome shotgun sequence genomic sequence ACCGCCTGCTCCTCTACGCCTCGCAGATCTGCAAGGTGCGGGGCGTGCCCGGGGCCCCGGGGTCTGAGGTGGCCCAGTCTGGGCGAGGGTCTGCGTGGAGTCGCGGGGAAGGCTAAAGGTGGAAGTTTCGGGTCCAGGTCAGGCTGGAGGAGCAGCTGAGTTAGAGCTGAGGTCGGGACTGGAGTGCAGGATGGGTCCGGGGCAGGGTTAGGCTTGGGTTCTGGGATGGGTTTGGGTTGGATTCCAGGTAAGCCAGGTTGGGCCCCTGCGGGTTGCGCTAGAGTGTGGCCCTCACGCTCGCCTGCAGGGCATGGAGTACCTGGGCTCCCGCCGCTACGTGCACCGCGACCTTGCCGCGCGTAACATCCTTGTGGAGAGCGAGACGCACGTCAAGATCGCCGACTTCGGCCTCGCCAAGCTGTTGCCGCTCGACAAAGACTACTACGTGGTCCACGAGCCCGGCCAGAGCCCCATCTTCTGGTGGGGACCCCGCCCCGGCCCACCTCTCCTCCCCGAGACTTCGGCCCCTACCTCCCTCCTACCTTTTAGGGCCCGCCATGGCCCCGCCTTCCCGCAGTCTGGCTCCTCCCCCTAGCGTGCTGGTCCCGCCCCTCGTCGCTGGCCCCGCCCCTGCTCCTACTGCTATGGCCCTCCTGACCCCGCCCAGGCCCCCCCACTTCTCCCCACTACCCTGGCCCCTCCCCTACTTCCACTGTCCTGgcttgcccctcctccccactgtcccGGTTCTGCCCCGGCCCCGCCCAGACCTTCCGTAGGGTGGGAAACTACCCCATCCCACAGGCAGGGAAACTCTGACACCGGGGCTGGGACTGACCTCTCACAGTTGCCCCCCAGCTTCCTCCGCCCAACGTTGTTCCTTTTCCCATACTCTCCCTCGCTTTCGCATCCCACGACTTCCTCGTCCCCTTCCAGGTACGCCCCAGAGTCTCTCTCTGAGAACATCTTCTCGCGCCAGTCGGACGTCTGGAGCTTCGGGGTCATCCTGTACGAGCTTTTCACCTACGGGAACAAGAGCTGCAGCCCCTCAGCCGTGAGTCAGCACCCCTGGATCGCCAGAACCTTCCTGGCCCATCCCTGCCCTGTTTGTGCCGGAGTCCCTCTTTTTGCTCAGTGTCACCTTGTCCCAGCATTATATAGGCCCTTTATAATGGGGAGGACCGCTCTTCACTAAGGCTGACGCCCGCTACCACGGacagcccccttcccttccatcaCAGATGGCCCGTCTCCCCGCCGcgcctgactctctctctcccttcactatgcctgtcccctgccctgcctcctctaccccctccccaatCACTGGccgccccttctccctccttcatgGATGGCGCCTCCCCCACCACGGGTGCTCCCTCTTGGCCCCAGGAGTTCCTGCGGATGATGGGGATGATGGGATGTGATCGAGATGTCccgcccctctcctgcctcctggagCTTCTGGCTGAGGGTCAGAGGCTGCCGGCGCCTGCTGCCTGCCCTGGTGAGGTGAGTGCTGGAgggcctgcctcagtttccccctctggaTCTTCCTAGGGAAGCCAGCTGGTCCCTTTGGGTTTCCCCCGCCTGCTATTATTTCTTGATTGAGAGCATACCCTGGGGCATGAATCTGAAAGGGATTTTGGCTTCTATTTTGCTGTTCTCTCACTGTATTGCAAGTCACAAACACTTTCAGaccctcagtttgcccatctccAGAATGGGGATAACAATGCCTTATGGGGTGGTGGAAGTTTAGACAAGTTGACCCCTCTCCCTTGCTCAGCTTAGGGTCCAGCTGACTGTCAACTTTGTAAATGTTAATGACTCTTACAGTTTATCTTCACAACTTCTGTGGAAATGTCCGACATGAGGCTGGTCATTCATAAATTGATctgcccaggggcacctgagtggctcagtcagttaagcgacagacccttggtttctgctcaggtcatgatctcagggtggtgagatcaagccctatgtcaggctctgcacttgggGCAGAGTTTGCccaagattctctccccctctctctcctaaccctatgtgctctctctcgctctctctcaaataaaatctttaaaaatcaatcaatcaataaattcACCTGCCCAGACCACAAACGTTTATTGAGTACTGACTGTGTGCTGCGCtctgggctgggtgctggggacccaGCAGGGGACAGAACAGAAACTACCCTGCCCTCCTGGTAACCAGCAGAGGCTAAGAAGAACATTCTGGTGGTTACTGGTGTTTAGGAAGAGTTGAACAGGAGGAAATGAGGGGGTGAGGTGGTGGTCAGGGGGACCTtttagagggaggaggaggaggagcctaCCCATGAGAAAAGCTGGGAGAGGGCATTCTCAGCAGTGGacacagcatgtgcaaaggccctgaggagggAATGAGTTTGATGCATTTAAATAATGAGATGTGGGCAGATGTGGCTGCAGGGAACAAGAGAGGAGGTGATGGAAGGAGACAGGAGGGCATGAGATTTTGTTCTAAGACCTGTAGGAAGCCATGGGAGGCTTtggagcaggggagggatggaatctaatttatattttgaaactgTGAACAGGAGTCCTTCTTACCGCTCATATGTGACCCTGTTGTCTCTTCCCACTCCCTCAGGTTCATGAGCTCATGAAGCTATGCTGGGCCCCTAGCCCAAAAGACCGACCAACATTCAGTGCCTTGGGCCCTCAGCTGGATGCACTATGGAGTGCAAGCCGGGGGTAGCAGAGAGTGTGAAACTCACGCCTTCCCTGCTTGTCCGGAGGAGGAAACCCACTCACTTCATTTTTCTATCTCCTGCACACACACCTCTGGGTTCTAGTCTTTGtggactggctgtgtgacctggggcagaaGGTTGCCCCTCTCTGGGCTTTCTGCTTCACAGAGACCCCCGTGGGGCAAATGACATTGCATTTGAGGGGCACCCCTGGTTTGTGGGGCAGCAGTAGTCTTGTGGCCTCGGGAACTTGCAAAGATTCAAGATGAATGCCTTGGTGGGACCTGCTGTGTGCCTCACCCCCAGAATACAGGAGCCAAATTTAAGCCCCTCCTATCTGCCTATCCTCACAGGGTTTGGCCCTGAGCTTCCTGTCTCAATGAAGACCTTGCAGAGCTTTAAATATATGATCTCAGCTTTCtgttccttccccccacccctcgcaTCCCTCTTTTGCTGGAGGGAGCCCCAGAAAAAAGCAGCTGCCAGGGTTGGAAATTCACtttgggcggggggaggggagcctgtGTGACTTTTTGGGATCGTGTGAGGGGCCAGGAGAGGCTGGGGTCCCAGTCCACCCTAACTGTACCAGAGTGTCCTGGGCCTTCCCTTTGCCCACATGAACACTGGGACCCTTTCTGTCCTAACCGGAGGGTCACGCAGTTGATGACGCTGGAGACTTACTGGAGCTTTTCAGCAGCTGAGGAAAGGAAAGGCATTtttggcagagggaacagcatggtGAGAGTGAGGAGGCTTAGAGTACAGAAGTTAAGAGCCCAGGTGTTGGAACCCATGGTTCTGCCACTTAATTGCCATGTGATGGTGGACACCTTGCCTCCCCTACGGGTGTCTCAGTTTCACCCCCTATACAATGGGCAGATAAATGGTCCTGGTCTCTTCCTGTACAAAAGCAGCTTCTGGAGGATTGTGAGAAGGCATCTGGTGGAGGTTAAGCCGCCCTATCCCCAACTCCTCACCTGCCTGCAATCTTTTCTGCCACTTTTACCCCCTGGAAAATTCTTATTTACCTCTCAAAATCCCAGCTGTCACCTCCTGGCAGCCTTCCCTGTGGCATACTCTGCCACTCCTCACCCACCCTGTACTTCCCTCTGACCGGAAGGCTGGGGGTCTCTGTCCAGATCTGTCTCTGACCTGGAGGCTCCcggggggctgggctgggcacaaAGGGGACTCTGGGAgcattcattgaatgaataaagtTCAATGGAAAGAATAGTGTGTTGCTGGACTTGGGTGATGGGTAATTTTGGGGAGTGTATAAGCTGGGCAGGAATGTGGCTAGGGCTGGGGGATGGAGATCCCCTGGGGGCCACATTGGAGGCCTCAGGGCTGGCTGAGGGAGGAGAGACACGGTGGAGCATTGGCTGGGGTCCTGGAGGACAGaacccacccccagctccagctGCTGGCCTTGGCTCTGTCCTAAGGAACTGATTACAGGCTCTTGGTGGGTGGAAGGAACAGGCTGCTCTGGGGGGGTCAGAGGGCAAGGTTGGGGTgggaggctgtggggaggggtCCAACATCAGTGGGGGCCAAGCAAGTCTCTCCCAGGATGGCTGGACAGATCCGAGGagtaacagaaagacaaagaccaagagagactgagagagagagacagggcaggagagagagagtgtccctccctctccactACTCTCTTAGCGCAGGGAAAGCCACCTGCTTTGATGAAAAGCAGGAGGGGGCTGCTCTGGGCTCAAGTGAGAGGGTTTTTAGCTCAGGCTCTCCCTTGCCTCGGATGGAGtgtcctcccttctctccactctAGTTTCCCTCCTTGGTAAACCAAAGTTATAATGAGCAAACACAGCCAGCTGCCTTCTGGGCCCTCCAGTCCCTGCCCCGTCCAAGGAGACCCCAATATGGGAGAGACAGAGCCAGCcaacagccccagccccagcctcctgtGATCATGGGCAAACGTGGCGATCCCTCTCTGAGGCTGTTTCCTTATTGGTACAGGAATAAGGACAACAAGATTCTGACTGCCCCTGGTCTCAGATGGCTGGCTGCCCAACCACCACCATGTGGAACCATTCTCTGGTCACCTAGTTCCCCTCTCTAAAGTGGCTGTTGTTGCTGAAAAGATTCCTGAGCCAGTGCTCCCCTGGCGGAGGCATCCAAGGCCCTGacccaggcagagagacaggtcaGCCTCTCAATAACCAGTGTTGAGGTTAAAACCACCGTTTGTGGTTCTTATATGATTGCAAGATCCCCTTCAGCACCACCCATCAGGAAACGCTAGAAAAGTAAAGGTTAATTACTTACAAGAGTTACACAGCCGACCTAGGGCTATACATTGAGGTCATTGGTGGAAACAGGGAGCCAACTCAGGGCTTGGGGCTTTGCTTTTATTGGGGTCTGGTGAGGGGGGCTTGGGTTCCCCCGGCTCACTCTTTATTGGTGGATTTCAGACATGGTGTGAATTTAATGTTCTGAGCTGGTTGGCATGCAGCTCCCTTCCCTGGCCTCGGTGGCCTGAATCCCCGGGGCCCGATGGCTGCCTTCTGGCCCTGTGTTCatgtggaggggggtggggcgcGTCCTCTCACACCCCTTTCCTAGGAGAGCACGAATCCCATTGCGAGCTCCCCCTTCCACTATGTGATGCTCCCCTGGAGCCCTCAGGTCTGCAGACACCATCGCGATGGGGAGTGGGGCTTAAACATtggaattggggggagggggcttgaaCTGGTTAGGTCTCAGCCAGCCAGTGTCCAGTGTCTGGTTGGACCGGTCCTTGCAGTTGCTCCCCCTTCGGCAACAACCatcaggaaactgaaaaaaataaaggtttcttACTGACAGGATCTGGGGACCGCAGGgcatccccccccacacacacacagtgaaggGTCCAGGAACAGACACGGGGCCACATGGTCACTGGTTGGGCTCTGCTTCTATGGGGGTCCAGGATGGGAGCCTGCGGTTCCCAGGGCTCATTGCTTAGTGCTAACCCTAAACCACGGGAGTGGGAATTTAAAGAGCCAGAGGGAAAAACACAAGTGGTCCCAAGGGCCGGTTCTTAAAACCAGCCCGGACCTCTCAAACAAGGGAGCCTCAGTGCCGAGAGGACGCCTGGCTCTTTATCTAGTGGGGTGGCGGGCAAATAGGTTTATTCCAGATAGCCATCTTTGAAGAGGATGCCTGAGCCATCAAAGCTTAAGTCAGGCAGGACAAAAAAGCCTGGCTCAGTGGTTGGAGCATGCAAGACATGATCTCgcggtcgtgagttcaagccccacctggggcatagagattgctttaaaaaaaaaagagagagaaaatccaacTGCGGGGTTTACACTACACTTGCACTCAGCACTCACCCAGCCCTTGACCTTCTCCCTGAGTCTTCCGCGGAATGCTTTGTCCCCATCCAAGGTCCTCAGCTGGGCCGGGTTGGATGCCTATAAGAAGAGGTCCCGGCTGGGGCCGGCCTCCTGCCGCCATGGAGTCCCGCCCACTCACCTGGGCGCTGGTGCTGCTGGGCACCGCTCTGGCGCTCGCGCTGGGCACTGTGCCCACTCCGGAAGCGCGGGAGAAGCTGTGCGGCCACCACTTCGTGCGCGCGCTGGTGCGGCTGTGCGGGGGCCCGCGCTGGTCCTCCGAAGACGGGCGGCGGGTGGCTGGCGGCGAGCGTGAGTGAGGGGCGGGCGACTACTGCGCTCTGGGATTTCTAGGTGGGGCAGGTGCACGTGGCGCTGGTGGGCGTCGGGGCAGGCGGATGGGTTTGCATGCACCTACCGGCGTCCACTTGGCCGAAGCGCTGGTGTGCGTGCCAGCGCGCGAAGGATGCGTCCCCTGCCGGGCAGGAAATCAGTGCGAGGCGAGCGAGGCAGTCTTCAAAGTGCCTTCTTTACGATTTCAGTATTTTGATCTTCGTgaatttttgcattaattttgattttaaaaaattgcattaagATATGATCGATCTTCATTGTTGAGTTTTTTGGCACTCCCTTAAATGGAGCATTGAGACCAGGTCTCACTCTTCTCACCCTGCGCCCGGTCCTGGTACAGAGAATAGAAAACGGATGTGTATGCCTGCGTGTCACAGATATGCGTCCTATATACATACGTCTTTGTGACACAGATGCCCCTGGAGGTACAGAGGCACGcgtgggggagggctgggaaggGCTCTGAGggtatgtgcctgtgtgtgcatgtgtgagcccACTGCCTGCACACATGTGCCCATGTATATGTCCCATGTCACCCCTGCTGTCTCTGGCTTTGTGAAGTGTCTATGCGTCTGCGTGATAGAGGGCTTGCGGGAACGTGCACAACAGGGGACCTGAGCGTGTTTGTGGGTTGAGAGTGCACACATCTGGATGGGAGAGTTTATCTGTGCTCAGTAGATAGTAGGCATTTAATAGGTGCTCACTTTCTATTTGTGCGCAAGAGGAGCTTTCGGCAGGTCACTTGGTGGGACGTGTGTGCATACATTGGGGAGGGGTCCTCTAGGGTCCCCTGCCCACGCTGAATTCTGCTCTGTCCCCAGGTGAGCTGCTGCAGTGGCTGGAAGGACAACATCTCCACAGGCTGGTGGCCGAAGGGGACCCCATGCTGGTTTTCATgccacagcccctgccccagggctctcGCCATCACCACCGCAGGCGGGCAGCCGCCACCAACCCTGCCCACCACTGCTGCCTCAGTGGCTGCACCCGGGGGGACCTGCTGACCCTGTGTCCGCACTGAACCCTCCCCCTGGATGTGGCCCCGGAGGATCCAGAGACCCAGAGGGGTCTGGTCCAGCGAGCTCCTGAAGCCACACAGCACCACAAAGCCCTGTCTGGGAGGATGGTGACAATTACCTTGCtgtgctccccacctcccccaggccACCTTCCTCTGAAGGGCCAACCGCGAGAAAAATGACACCTGCACCCTGGCTTGGAAGAGCCTTGGTTTTGCCCAGATGCCAGATACTCAGGGCCAAACTTCCTCTGCTCTGAGGAGCCCCAGGCGCCGCCCTCCCTGCATctgtgtctccccccaccccttgcgaTCTCCCCAGTGGTAAATAAAGAAAACTCCCTGCAGAATCCTAAGCAGCTGTTTGCATTTTCTCAAGAAAAAGGGACAAGGCTGCATCAGCCCTTGCGTGGGTtgtccccacccatccccctcagccccacccccacagccatGGCCCCACCACCCCTTTCAGGAACTTGATAGCAACTTGAGAGTCATTGAAATAcaaagtggggaaactgaggccggggGAGACAGCTGCTTGCCAAGGTCAGAGGGAGGGAATGGCCAAGTGCAGGATTTGAATTGAGGTCGTCTGTCAAGACCCATATGGGGTGGGGGCACCTTGAGGTCACTTAAAGTCCACGTAACAgtggacagacacacagacatcaGAATGAGCCACAGTGGACACTTACTGATCCAACTCCgaccatttttctcatttgcacCCTCCCTTCACCCTGT encodes the following:
- the INSL3 gene encoding insulin-like 3; this translates as MESRPLTWALVLLGTALALALGTVPTPEAREKLCGHHFVRALVRLCGGPRWSSEDGRRVAGGERELLQWLEGQHLHRLVAEGDPMLVFMPQPLPQGSRHHHRRRAAATNPAHHCCLSGCTRGDLLTLCPH